In Streptantibioticus cattleyicolor NRRL 8057 = DSM 46488, a genomic segment contains:
- a CDS encoding CoA-binding protein — translation MYGDPATIREILTELGDTWAVVGLSANRDRAAYGVAEVLRRHGKRVVPVHPRAETVHGEQGYPSLAAIPFPVDVVDVFVNSRLAGPVADEAVAIGAKAVWFQLGVVDEAAYHRTRDAGLAMVMDRCPAIELPRLG, via the coding sequence ATGTACGGCGATCCGGCGACCATCCGCGAGATCCTCACCGAGCTGGGCGACACCTGGGCGGTCGTGGGGCTCTCCGCCAACCGCGACCGGGCCGCCTACGGCGTCGCCGAGGTGCTGCGACGCCACGGCAAGCGCGTCGTGCCGGTGCACCCCAGGGCGGAGACGGTCCACGGCGAGCAGGGATACCCCTCGCTGGCCGCGATCCCGTTCCCGGTCGACGTGGTGGACGTCTTCGTCAACAGCCGCCTGGCCGGCCCGGTCGCCGACGAGGCGGTGGCCATCGGCGCCAAGGCCGTCTGGTTCCAGCTCGGCGTGGTCGACGAGGCGGCGTACCACCGCACCCGTGACGCCGGGCTGGCGATGGTCATGGACCGCTGCCCCGCCATCGAACTGCCGCGGCTGGGGTGA
- a CDS encoding GNAT family N-acetyltransferase, whose translation MIVVRKAGPRDAAELVRLRRLMFQAMRGEDRPGDWEETARELTIRQLSASSPRLGAFVVDGDGPGGRLAACAVGTVEQRLPAPGHPTGRFGFVFNVCTDHGYRGRGYARAVTEALLDWFAGQGVTRVDLHATTDAEHLYRALGFAEHSMALSLDVSGRTAG comes from the coding sequence ATGATCGTTGTACGGAAGGCGGGCCCGCGGGACGCCGCCGAACTGGTGCGGCTGCGCCGCCTGATGTTTCAGGCCATGAGGGGCGAGGACCGGCCGGGCGACTGGGAGGAGACCGCCCGGGAGCTGACGATACGTCAGCTTTCCGCGTCCTCCCCGAGGTTGGGGGCGTTCGTGGTCGACGGCGACGGGCCGGGCGGCCGGCTGGCGGCGTGCGCGGTGGGGACGGTGGAGCAGCGCCTGCCGGCCCCGGGGCATCCGACCGGACGGTTCGGCTTCGTCTTCAACGTCTGCACGGATCACGGGTACCGGGGCCGTGGCTACGCGCGGGCGGTCACCGAGGCGTTGCTCGACTGGTTCGCCGGACAGGGGGTGACGCGGGTCGATCTGCACGCCACCACGGACGCCGAACACCTCTACCGCGCGCTGGGGTTCGCCGAGCACTCCATGGCGCTCTCGCTCGACGTGTCGGGCCGGACGGCCGGCTGA
- a CDS encoding YbaK/EbsC family protein: MSAPIGRFDAAPPAVGHLDLLAPPVAAALRAWSGPVPIEQLLHVDTDPDHADTAVFGEVYGVPPENSANCVVVAGKRGQEVTLAACVVLAHTRADVNGVVRRRLGARKASFAPMETAVERTGMEYGGISPIGLPEGWPLLVDAAVVDTPYVVIGSGRRRGKLLVPGKALATLPGAVVLDGLGG; this comes from the coding sequence ATGAGTGCACCGATCGGCCGCTTCGACGCGGCACCACCTGCCGTCGGCCACCTCGATCTGCTCGCCCCTCCGGTCGCCGCCGCGCTGCGCGCCTGGTCCGGGCCGGTCCCCATCGAGCAGTTGCTCCACGTGGACACCGATCCGGACCACGCCGACACCGCGGTCTTCGGCGAGGTCTACGGGGTGCCCCCGGAGAACTCGGCCAACTGCGTGGTGGTGGCCGGCAAGCGCGGCCAGGAGGTCACCCTCGCCGCCTGCGTCGTCCTCGCCCACACCCGGGCCGACGTCAACGGGGTGGTGCGCCGCCGGCTCGGCGCCCGCAAGGCATCGTTCGCCCCGATGGAGACCGCGGTCGAGCGCACCGGCATGGAATACGGCGGCATCTCCCCGATCGGGCTGCCCGAGGGGTGGCCGCTCCTGGTGGACGCGGCCGTGGTGGACACCCCCTACGTGGTGATCGGCAGCGGCCGGCGGCGCGGCAAGCTGCTGGTGCCGGGGAAGGCGCTGGCCACGTTGCCGGGGGCGGTGGTGCTGGACGGGCTCGGCGGCTGA
- a CDS encoding acyltransferase, which produces MPKNRNVFSSLAAVRRRAVSHLVHRGARWIREAGAVSAECPGPYRFGRIGAGTRLAYPQGTIFGERWIHLGDCCIIAQQVTMTVGLMPGQEFGPDPVIRLGNGVVLGRGSHVIASQPVVFGDEVYCGPNVYVTTDNHSYDDPHQPIGKQWPRSAPVAIGSGSWLGTGAVILPGARLGRNVVVAAGSVVRGEVPDHAVVAGAPARIVRRLDPELGWQPPLRDAAPVPPAALAEPVRDELRQAGPEA; this is translated from the coding sequence GTGCCGAAGAACAGAAACGTGTTCTCATCCCTCGCGGCGGTGCGGCGACGCGCCGTGTCGCACCTGGTCCACCGGGGCGCCCGCTGGATACGCGAGGCGGGCGCGGTCAGCGCCGAATGCCCCGGTCCGTACCGGTTCGGCAGGATCGGTGCGGGCACCCGGCTGGCCTACCCGCAGGGCACCATCTTCGGCGAGCGCTGGATCCACCTCGGGGACTGCTGCATCATCGCCCAGCAGGTGACGATGACGGTGGGCCTGATGCCCGGGCAGGAGTTCGGCCCGGATCCGGTGATCCGGCTCGGCAACGGCGTCGTCCTCGGCCGCGGCAGCCACGTCATCGCCTCCCAGCCGGTGGTCTTCGGGGACGAGGTCTACTGCGGCCCCAACGTCTACGTCACCACCGACAACCACTCCTACGACGACCCGCACCAGCCGATAGGCAAGCAGTGGCCGCGCAGCGCCCCGGTCGCCATCGGCTCGGGAAGCTGGCTGGGCACCGGCGCGGTGATCCTTCCCGGCGCCCGGCTCGGCCGCAACGTGGTCGTCGCGGCCGGCTCGGTGGTCCGCGGCGAGGTCCCCGACCACGCGGTGGTGGCGGGAGCCCCGGCCCGCATCGTCCGGCGGCTCGACCCCGAACTCGGCTGGCAGCCGCCGCTGCGTGACGCGGCCCCGGTGCCCCCGGCCGCGCTCGCCGAGCCGGTCCGCGACGAGCTGCGGCAGGCCGGCCCGGAGGCGTGA
- a CDS encoding VOC family protein, producing the protein MRRPRLPDPAALARFYQALLGGEINRPDRWTLDADWMTLHPPGGPVLAFQRAADHRPPRWPDPDHPQQLHLDLGVPDLDAAERDALAAGARLLDPGPPGRGWRVYADPAGHPFCLVRQASA; encoded by the coding sequence GTGCGTCGCCCTCGACTGCCCGACCCGGCCGCCCTCGCCCGCTTCTACCAGGCGCTGCTCGGCGGGGAGATCAACCGCCCCGACCGCTGGACGCTCGACGCGGACTGGATGACGCTCCACCCGCCGGGCGGACCGGTGCTCGCCTTCCAGCGCGCGGCCGACCACCGTCCGCCGCGCTGGCCCGACCCGGACCACCCGCAGCAGCTCCACCTCGACCTCGGCGTCCCCGACCTCGACGCGGCCGAACGCGACGCCCTGGCCGCCGGCGCCCGCCTCCTCGACCCCGGCCCCCCGGGCCGTGGCTGGCGGGTCTACGCCGACCCGGCCGGCCACCCCTTCTGCCTGGTCCGCCAGGCGTCCGCCTGA
- a CDS encoding gamma carbonic anhydrase family protein translates to MTRPLIAGVAGATPSVDPAAFTAPTSVVLGDVTLAAGASVWYHTVLRADCGPIVLGADSNVQDNCTVHVDPGFPVTVGERVSVGHNAVLHGCTVEDDVLIGMGATVLNGAHIGAGSLVAAQALVPQGMRVPPGSLVAGVPAKVKRELTEEEREGIKVNAAMYRELAKAHRAALHD, encoded by the coding sequence ATGACCCGACCGCTGATCGCCGGGGTGGCCGGGGCCACCCCGTCCGTCGACCCGGCCGCGTTCACCGCGCCCACCAGCGTGGTGCTCGGCGACGTCACCCTGGCCGCGGGCGCGAGCGTCTGGTACCACACCGTGCTGCGCGCCGACTGCGGCCCGATCGTCCTCGGCGCCGACAGCAACGTCCAGGACAACTGCACCGTCCACGTCGACCCCGGGTTCCCGGTCACCGTGGGGGAGCGGGTCTCGGTCGGCCACAACGCCGTGCTGCACGGCTGCACCGTCGAGGACGACGTGCTGATCGGCATGGGCGCCACCGTGCTCAACGGCGCCCACATCGGGGCGGGTTCGCTGGTCGCCGCCCAGGCGCTGGTGCCGCAGGGCATGCGGGTGCCGCCGGGCTCCCTGGTCGCCGGCGTCCCGGCCAAGGTCAAGCGGGAACTGACCGAGGAGGAACGCGAAGGCATCAAGGTCAACGCGGCGATGTACCGGGAACTGGCCAAGGCCCACCGCGCCGCGCTGCACGACTGA
- a CDS encoding DedA family protein — MHIQEWLQHIPPITVYLLVGAVIGVESLGIPLPGEIVLVSAALLASQHVVDPVLVGACAVVGAVIGDSIGYSIGRRYGKSLFARLGRRFPKHFGPEHIEKAESSFRRWGMWAVFFGRFIAFLRIFAGPLAGVLRMPYWKFLIANVLGGVTWAGGTTAAVYYVGMVAEKWLKNVSYVALAGVVVLAVVAFLVLRRRAKAKQRRAEAEQPAGGEPRAPIGG; from the coding sequence GTGCACATCCAGGAATGGCTCCAGCACATCCCGCCGATCACCGTCTACCTGCTGGTGGGCGCCGTGATCGGGGTGGAGAGCCTGGGCATCCCGCTGCCCGGCGAGATCGTCCTGGTCAGCGCGGCGCTGCTGGCTTCCCAGCACGTGGTGGACCCGGTGCTGGTCGGCGCGTGCGCGGTGGTCGGCGCGGTGATCGGCGACTCGATCGGCTACTCCATCGGCCGCCGGTACGGCAAGTCGCTCTTCGCCCGGCTGGGACGGAGATTCCCCAAGCACTTCGGGCCGGAACACATCGAGAAGGCGGAGTCGTCGTTCCGGCGCTGGGGGATGTGGGCGGTCTTCTTCGGCCGGTTCATCGCCTTCCTGCGGATCTTCGCCGGCCCGCTCGCCGGTGTGCTGCGCATGCCGTACTGGAAGTTCCTCATCGCCAACGTCCTCGGCGGCGTCACCTGGGCCGGCGGCACCACGGCCGCCGTCTACTACGTCGGCATGGTCGCCGAGAAGTGGCTGAAGAACGTCTCGTACGTGGCCCTGGCCGGCGTCGTGGTCCTCGCGGTCGTCGCCTTCCTGGTGCTGCGCCGCCGCGCCAAGGCCAAGCAGCGCCGGGCCGAGGCGGAGCAGCCGGCCGGCGGGGAGCCCCGGGCGCCGATCGGCGGCTGA
- a CDS encoding ArsR/SmtB family transcription factor, which translates to MATYIDTSAAPRVEREADVARAAAVFGDASRVRVLLALGDGRELPASVLAAEAGVSPSTVSAHLARLLQAGLVVARTHGRHCYYRLSGPEVSDVLEALARVAPDKPVRSLRDGTRAQQLRRCRTCYDHLAGRLGVALMDALLGRGVLAGGDGRYRSDDTGLDRPSAPGRDAAYRVTEYGARFLADFGIDPAGLPRRRPAVRYCVDWSEQRHHLSGALGAALTDRFFALGWIRRAETRRVVRVTDAGRAGLAGTFGVPEDWDNAGR; encoded by the coding sequence ATGGCCACCTACATCGACACCTCGGCGGCGCCGCGCGTCGAACGGGAGGCGGACGTCGCGCGGGCGGCGGCCGTCTTCGGGGACGCGTCGCGGGTGCGGGTGCTGCTGGCGCTCGGCGACGGGCGCGAGCTGCCGGCCAGCGTGCTGGCGGCGGAGGCCGGGGTGAGCCCGTCCACGGTCAGCGCCCACCTGGCCCGGCTGCTCCAGGCCGGACTGGTGGTCGCCCGCACGCACGGCCGCCACTGCTACTACCGGCTCAGCGGCCCCGAGGTCTCCGACGTGCTGGAGGCGCTGGCCCGGGTGGCGCCGGACAAACCGGTGCGATCGCTGCGCGACGGCACCCGCGCCCAGCAGCTGCGCCGCTGCCGCACCTGCTACGACCACCTCGCCGGCCGGCTCGGCGTGGCGCTGATGGACGCGCTGCTCGGTCGCGGGGTGCTCGCCGGCGGTGACGGCCGGTACCGGTCGGACGACACCGGCCTGGACCGTCCCTCCGCCCCCGGTCGGGACGCCGCCTACCGCGTCACCGAGTACGGCGCACGCTTCCTGGCCGACTTCGGGATCGACCCGGCCGGGCTGCCCCGGCGCCGCCCGGCCGTCCGCTACTGCGTCGACTGGAGCGAACAGCGCCACCACCTCTCCGGCGCCCTCGGCGCGGCGCTCACCGACCGGTTCTTCGCCCTCGGCTGGATCCGCCGTGCCGAGACCCGCCGTGTGGTGCGGGTCACCGACGCTGGACGGGCCGGTCTCGCCGGCACCTTCGGCGTACCGGAGGACTGGGACAACGCGGGCCGCTGA
- a CDS encoding MFS transporter has protein sequence MERIKDAGTERTVAAVAGGGRSWAPLLAVSSGFFMVILDVTVVTVAAPVLGADLRAGAAGLQWVVDGYTLVFAAAMLLGGALGDRFGHRRVFLTGLVVFTVASAGCGAAPGTGALVAARLAQGAGAALLVPASLALLNAAYPQRAARARAFGVWGAVSGLGAAAGPLVGGLAVWGLSWRAVFWVNLPFGVVAVWLTLRHVPAPPPRPAARIRPGRQAACLVAVAASTAALNEGGTLGWTDPWVLGAVAVAVVAAGGCAVAARRALRSVPRGLAGGAVVGLLLNFGFYGVLFLATLYFQRQRGYGALAAGLALLPMFVVMAGSSFASGRLTARGGPGRTMVAGLLTGAVGFAGWLLAGADTSYAVLVAPMVLAGAGTSFAMPAATVAVMESAPGERGGSAAALLNAARQLGSALGVALFGSLAARHLVAGVHSSAVLAAVAFVAAALVAAVTAPGGARRGAVSTPAAPAPAGRPRRP, from the coding sequence ATGGAGCGGATCAAGGACGCGGGTACGGAGCGGACGGTGGCGGCCGTGGCGGGCGGTGGGCGGTCGTGGGCGCCGTTGCTCGCCGTGTCATCGGGATTCTTCATGGTGATCCTCGACGTCACGGTGGTCACGGTGGCGGCGCCGGTGCTGGGGGCGGATCTGCGGGCGGGCGCGGCCGGGCTGCAGTGGGTGGTGGACGGGTACACGCTGGTGTTCGCGGCGGCGATGCTGCTGGGCGGGGCGCTCGGGGACCGGTTCGGGCACCGGCGGGTGTTCCTGACCGGGCTGGTGGTCTTCACGGTGGCGTCGGCCGGGTGCGGGGCGGCGCCGGGGACGGGGGCGCTGGTCGCGGCGCGGCTGGCGCAGGGGGCGGGGGCGGCGCTGCTCGTCCCGGCGTCGCTGGCGCTGCTGAACGCGGCCTATCCGCAACGGGCCGCGCGGGCGCGGGCGTTCGGGGTGTGGGGCGCGGTCTCCGGGCTGGGCGCGGCGGCCGGTCCGCTCGTCGGCGGCCTGGCGGTGTGGGGGCTGAGCTGGCGCGCGGTGTTCTGGGTGAACCTGCCGTTCGGCGTGGTGGCGGTGTGGCTCACGCTGCGGCACGTGCCGGCGCCGCCGCCGCGTCCGGCGGCCCGGATCCGGCCGGGGAGGCAGGCCGCCTGCCTGGTGGCGGTGGCGGCGTCGACCGCGGCGCTCAACGAGGGCGGCACGCTGGGGTGGACGGATCCGTGGGTGCTGGGTGCGGTGGCCGTGGCGGTGGTGGCCGCCGGGGGCTGCGCGGTGGCGGCCCGGCGGGCGCTGCGGTCGGTGCCCCGCGGGCTGGCCGGCGGTGCCGTGGTGGGCCTGTTGCTCAACTTCGGGTTCTACGGGGTGCTCTTCCTGGCCACGTTGTACTTCCAGCGGCAGCGCGGGTACGGGGCGCTGGCGGCGGGGCTGGCGCTGCTGCCGATGTTCGTGGTGATGGCGGGGTCCTCGTTCGCGTCGGGCCGGCTCACCGCGCGCGGCGGGCCGGGGCGGACGATGGTGGCCGGGCTGCTGACCGGTGCCGTGGGGTTCGCGGGGTGGCTGCTGGCGGGGGCGGACACCTCGTACGCGGTGCTGGTGGCGCCGATGGTGCTGGCGGGGGCGGGGACGTCGTTCGCGATGCCGGCGGCGACGGTGGCGGTGATGGAGTCGGCGCCGGGGGAACGCGGGGGTTCGGCCGCCGCGTTGCTGAACGCGGCCCGGCAGCTGGGCAGCGCACTGGGGGTGGCGCTCTTCGGCAGCCTGGCCGCCCGCCACCTGGTGGCCGGGGTGCATTCCTCGGCGGTGCTGGCGGCGGTGGCCTTCGTGGCGGCGGCGCTGGTGGCGGCGGTGACGGCGCCGGGCGGGGCGCGCCGTGGCGCGGTCAGCACACCGGCAGCCCCGGCACCGGCTGGTCGTCCGCGCCGCCCTTGA
- a CDS encoding serine/threonine-protein kinase, with protein MPTGEADDGEATGTLLGGRYRLAERLGKGGMGVVCRAVDEVLGREVAVKVLRAYSDAGPAELAELRTRMQREARAAARVRHPGVITVHDVTEQDGRPVIVMELIDGPSLDDVLRDRGPLDPRSAAAIGAEVMAALDAAHQAGVLHRDVKPGNVLLDRGGRVVLTDFGIASMEAPGDDAATKLTRSGELVGSLDFLPPERAQGQDPGPASDVWSLGMTLYVAVEGGSPFQRTSVWSTLTAIVTEPLPPPHRCGPLTPVLQAMLAKDPAARPTARQAAEMLTAVAAGHPLPAAPGPSAAFGPPPPMAPPAPETVPTPTAAPAPPATAAAPRRGNRRRVLLAATATAVVLAVAGAAGYGLYHTGPPSPAAHGVAVAAPSGTAREGVAPGEPKHGMTSARPSTPASAASVSAPPSSPHPSAPGHSTAPERSPAPPPQAPACTPIGGGKVNCSVWRAAPSYTAAGARAGTLNAGTNYFYCQANLGRRESYGKWTNVWWARTDDDSGNSGVYVSDVYLKGGADDQPVPGLPVC; from the coding sequence GTGCCCACCGGGGAAGCGGACGACGGCGAAGCGACCGGCACGCTGCTGGGCGGCCGGTACCGGCTGGCCGAACGGCTCGGCAAGGGCGGCATGGGCGTGGTCTGCCGTGCCGTCGACGAAGTGCTCGGCCGCGAGGTCGCGGTGAAGGTCCTGCGCGCCTACAGCGACGCCGGCCCGGCCGAACTCGCCGAACTGCGCACCAGGATGCAGCGCGAGGCACGGGCCGCCGCCCGCGTCCGCCACCCCGGCGTGATCACCGTCCACGACGTCACCGAGCAGGACGGACGCCCGGTGATCGTCATGGAACTGATCGACGGCCCCTCCCTCGACGACGTCCTGCGCGACCGCGGCCCGCTCGACCCCCGTTCCGCCGCCGCGATCGGCGCCGAGGTGATGGCCGCCCTCGACGCCGCCCACCAGGCCGGGGTGCTCCACCGGGACGTCAAACCCGGCAACGTGCTGCTCGACCGGGGCGGCCGGGTCGTTCTTACCGACTTCGGCATCGCCAGCATGGAGGCCCCCGGCGACGACGCGGCCACCAAGCTCACCCGCAGCGGCGAACTCGTCGGCTCGCTGGACTTCCTGCCGCCCGAACGCGCCCAGGGCCAGGACCCCGGCCCCGCCTCCGACGTCTGGTCGCTGGGCATGACGCTCTACGTGGCGGTGGAGGGCGGCTCGCCGTTCCAGCGCACCTCGGTGTGGTCCACGCTCACCGCGATCGTCACCGAACCGCTGCCGCCGCCGCACCGCTGCGGCCCGCTGACCCCGGTGCTCCAGGCCATGCTCGCCAAGGACCCGGCGGCCCGGCCGACCGCGCGGCAGGCCGCCGAGATGCTGACGGCGGTCGCCGCGGGCCACCCGCTCCCCGCCGCCCCGGGGCCCTCGGCCGCGTTCGGCCCGCCGCCACCTATGGCACCGCCCGCCCCGGAGACGGTGCCGACGCCCACCGCCGCGCCCGCCCCGCCGGCCACCGCCGCGGCGCCCCGGCGCGGCAACCGCCGCCGTGTCCTCCTCGCGGCCACCGCCACCGCCGTCGTGCTGGCCGTCGCCGGCGCCGCCGGATACGGGCTGTACCACACCGGCCCCCCGTCGCCGGCGGCACACGGCGTCGCCGTCGCCGCCCCCTCCGGCACCGCACGCGAAGGCGTCGCCCCCGGCGAGCCCAAGCACGGGATGACCAGCGCGCGGCCGTCCACCCCGGCATCCGCCGCGTCGGTGTCGGCGCCCCCCTCGTCACCACACCCGTCCGCCCCCGGGCACTCCACCGCCCCGGAGCGTTCGCCGGCCCCGCCGCCGCAGGCGCCCGCGTGCACCCCGATCGGCGGCGGCAAGGTCAACTGCTCGGTGTGGCGCGCCGCTCCGTCGTACACCGCCGCCGGCGCCCGGGCCGGAACGCTCAACGCCGGCACCAACTACTTCTACTGCCAGGCGAATCTGGGCCGCCGTGAGAGCTACGGCAAGTGGACCAACGTGTGGTGGGCCAGGACCGACGACGACAGCGGCAACAGCGGGGTGTACGTCAGCGACGTCTACCTCAAGGGCGGCGCGGACGACCAGCCGGTGCCGGGGCTGCCGGTGTGCTGA
- a CDS encoding C40 family peptidase, producing MIHPHPVPGDIGLTTISGAVGKLIRLGQWLNGNGFGDYEHAFVVLPGERILEAEPGGARVRPLTAYDGAVVRYVYPPGLTDEQRTAVCAAARAYVGVPYSFLDYLAIALHRFRLWVPGLRRYIAGTGHMICSQLADQCYQDAGVRLFADGRWPGYVTPMALYDLLAADT from the coding sequence GTGATCCACCCCCATCCCGTTCCAGGAGACATCGGACTCACCACGATCTCCGGTGCCGTCGGCAAGCTCATCCGGCTCGGACAGTGGCTCAACGGCAACGGATTCGGCGACTACGAGCACGCGTTCGTCGTCCTGCCCGGCGAGCGGATACTGGAGGCCGAGCCGGGCGGCGCGCGGGTGCGCCCGCTCACCGCGTACGACGGCGCCGTGGTCCGTTACGTGTATCCGCCCGGGCTCACCGACGAGCAGCGCACCGCCGTGTGCGCCGCGGCCCGCGCGTACGTCGGCGTGCCGTACTCGTTCCTCGACTACCTCGCCATCGCGCTGCACCGCTTCCGGCTGTGGGTGCCGGGGCTGCGCCGCTACATCGCCGGCACCGGCCACATGATCTGCTCCCAACTGGCCGACCAGTGCTACCAGGACGCCGGCGTGCGCCTCTTCGCGGACGGCCGCTGGCCCGGCTACGTCACGCCCATGGCCCTGTACGACCTGCTCGCCGCCGACACCTGA
- a CDS encoding alpha/beta fold hydrolase, with protein sequence MMTETTKAVPVADGSIEVRVAGGAGRALVFVHYWGGSADTWNDVIGQLPPEQATIRYDQRGWGTSRTLPGPYGLDRLTDDLARIVEACAPGPFVLVGHSMGGKVSQLLAARRPAGLAGLVLVAPAPPQPPALVTEEYRQGLSHAYDSPATVRHALDDVLTATPLSGTARATAERDSLAADDEARTEWPLRGIAADITVAARRIEVPVTVLAGENDVVEPPHVLRDHLLPHIPHATLTTVPGAGHLIPVEAPGAVAAALGDVLTAVRR encoded by the coding sequence ATGATGACGGAAACGACAAAGGCGGTGCCGGTGGCGGACGGGTCCATCGAGGTGCGCGTGGCGGGCGGCGCCGGACGGGCGCTGGTGTTCGTCCACTACTGGGGCGGCTCGGCCGACACCTGGAACGACGTGATCGGCCAACTGCCGCCGGAGCAGGCGACGATCCGCTACGACCAGCGCGGCTGGGGCACTTCCCGGACGCTGCCCGGCCCCTACGGCCTCGACCGGCTCACCGACGACCTCGCCCGGATCGTCGAGGCGTGCGCCCCGGGGCCGTTCGTCCTCGTCGGCCACTCGATGGGCGGCAAGGTGAGCCAACTCCTCGCGGCCCGCCGGCCGGCCGGACTCGCCGGCCTGGTGCTCGTCGCGCCCGCGCCGCCGCAGCCGCCGGCCCTGGTGACCGAGGAGTACCGGCAGGGCCTGTCGCACGCCTACGACTCGCCCGCGACGGTGCGCCACGCCCTCGACGACGTCCTGACCGCCACCCCGCTGTCCGGGACGGCGCGGGCCACCGCGGAACGCGACAGCCTCGCCGCGGACGACGAGGCCCGGACCGAGTGGCCGCTGCGCGGCATCGCGGCGGACATCACGGTGGCCGCCCGGCGGATCGAGGTCCCGGTGACCGTGCTGGCCGGGGAGAACGACGTGGTGGAGCCGCCGCACGTGCTGCGCGACCACCTCCTGCCCCACATCCCGCACGCCACCTTGACGACCGTCCCCGGCGCCGGCCACCTCATCCCCGTCGAGGCCCCCGGCGCCGTCGCCGCCGCCCTCGGCGACGTCCTCACGGCCGTCCGCCGCTGA
- a CDS encoding helix-turn-helix transcriptional regulator: MENGHTAVRQLRYLPAVGATYGVEVLDFAALRAMDAERRRIQPQRPDFHVFALVASGRGSHEADFHGYRLQEGSAVWIRPGMVHRWSGIDGCDGPLVLFRPGFLPGLTAAEATAPACWHLDRQRLSLALLAAGHLGSEHDAAVRTPRLASPALLSHLLAALILRALPEAPAPSGATPSGDRHTEVFRAYRAAVEEHFTDRHQVADYARALGYDVRTLTRATRAATGTGAKAFLDQRVLLEAKRLLAHTDLPVGGCARRLGFRDAGNFTTFFRRQAGTSPAAWRTAYGTHRP; this comes from the coding sequence GTGGAAAACGGACACACCGCAGTGCGGCAACTGCGTTATCTGCCTGCCGTGGGAGCGACGTACGGGGTGGAGGTGCTGGACTTCGCCGCGCTGCGTGCGATGGACGCCGAGCGCCGGCGGATCCAGCCGCAGCGCCCGGACTTCCACGTCTTCGCCCTGGTCGCCTCGGGTCGCGGCAGTCACGAGGCGGACTTCCACGGCTACCGGCTCCAGGAAGGCAGCGCCGTGTGGATCCGGCCGGGCATGGTGCACCGGTGGAGCGGCATCGACGGCTGCGACGGGCCCCTGGTCCTCTTCCGGCCCGGATTCCTCCCCGGTCTCACGGCGGCGGAGGCCACCGCCCCGGCGTGCTGGCACCTGGACCGGCAGCGGCTGTCCCTCGCCCTGCTCGCGGCCGGACACCTCGGCAGCGAGCACGACGCGGCGGTGCGAACGCCGCGCCTCGCGTCCCCCGCGCTCCTGTCCCACCTGCTGGCGGCGCTGATCCTGCGCGCCCTCCCCGAGGCACCGGCCCCGTCCGGCGCGACTCCCTCCGGCGACCGGCACACCGAGGTGTTCCGCGCCTACCGGGCCGCCGTGGAGGAGCACTTCACCGACCGGCACCAGGTGGCCGACTACGCGCGGGCGCTCGGCTACGACGTCCGCACCCTCACCCGGGCGACGCGGGCCGCCACCGGCACCGGCGCCAAGGCCTTCCTCGACCAGCGCGTCCTGCTGGAGGCCAAACGCCTGCTCGCCCACACCGACCTGCCGGTCGGCGGCTGCGCCCGGCGCCTCGGCTTCCGGGACGCCGGGAACTTCACCACGTTCTTCCGCCGCCAGGCCGGCACCTCCCCCGCCGCCTGGCGCACCGCGTACGGCACGCACCGCCCTTGA
- a CDS encoding SAV_915 family protein, which translates to MSEHLYGDDPEPSDRPPAGPLYVPVRPGPSGCAARMFRTPLGGRTAVGFTTRQALAATLGPGQEWIRLAEPALRALAEPLGVTTLTVDPQFAAPGVGASARGAGRVRDPRPAGMARVTGAAALVDVVCGAERLRRASS; encoded by the coding sequence ATGAGCGAGCACCTGTACGGGGACGACCCGGAGCCCTCCGATCGCCCCCCGGCCGGACCGCTGTACGTGCCCGTCCGGCCGGGCCCCTCGGGCTGCGCGGCCCGTATGTTCCGTACCCCGCTGGGCGGTCGCACGGCCGTCGGCTTCACCACCCGGCAGGCGCTGGCCGCCACGCTCGGCCCGGGTCAGGAGTGGATCAGGCTGGCGGAACCGGCGTTGCGGGCGCTCGCCGAGCCGTTGGGGGTGACCACGCTCACCGTCGACCCGCAGTTCGCCGCGCCCGGGGTCGGTGCGTCGGCGCGCGGTGCCGGACGGGTGCGGGACCCCCGGCCGGCCGGGATGGCGCGGGTGACCGGGGCGGCGGCCCTGGTGGACGTGGTGTGCGGCGCCGAGCGGCTGCGGAGGGCGTCGTCATGA